A stretch of DNA from Roseovarius sp. M141:
CGATTGAATCAAGAACTGCGTTTCGCGGCATGATATCCACACTTTCAGTGAAGGACTCAATCACTGCTCCAATGATGCTTTGTCCGCCTTTTCCGACGGGATCACGCATAATCAACGGGATGTGGAATGCGTTTGATCGAAATAACTATATTTCGCAAAACATCCAGTGATCTCCTTCCAAGATGTTCACCAGTGACTCTGATGTGAAAATAATCAGCGTGTCGTCGTAACAGCCCAGTTCTTTGAGAGATGCATTTTATCAAACGTCCCAATTCTGGGCATCCACCCGGACATCATTCCAAAGTAGTCGTTGCCTTGATCTGACGCAGGTCTTCGTCGGAAATTGTCAGGTTGTCCTCAGAAGTCTTCAAATCCAAAACTAAAGCCCTTACCATGCTTTGACGATACGGGGAATAGTACGCCAGCCAAGGATGCCGCTACGCAGATTCCTTCTCCTGGCGTCACCTGCCGGATAGGCATGGGCATTTCGAATTCCGCGTCATATATTCTGCATTGAAGTGTTCCGGGGCGATAAAAGGCGTGGGTGCGGTGAAAAGAACGACAAAATGAGCAAACCAAGCAGACGATTGATTTTTCGTGGTATATTCTAATATCACCTTGTCGGTCAGATATGCGGAGTTACTATCCTCTGCTCGAAACAGGCGGTGAAAAGTTTTTCCCTTGCCGCAAGAACTTTCGGTCGCCTGTATAGGTTGAAAATCTCGTCCGGATCATCAGGGACCTCATACCCCTTTGCCTTCAACTCGTCCAACCATGGTTTCCAATCGCCCGTGAGGGCATACGTGTCGGGTCCATACCGGGCAGTACACCTCTCATATCCACCTCGTGGGCCGGTTTTCCCATCCCCGAACTTTCGGGGATCTAAACTTGTGTCTGTATAGCCAAAAGCATCGGCTCATATCCGTATTTGCGGGCCTCCAATGCCACACATTGTGTGTCTGGAATCCAGAGGCGTACCCGTTCAACACCGAACGGTGGTTTTGCATATACATCCCGGTATAAAGACACGCGCGTGACGGCCCGCAAGGCGTAGCCTGTGCGAAGTGCCGCTTGAACGTGATACCGTCTGCCGCAAGGGGCATCCAGATTTGGCGTCTTGACCTGGGGGGTGATCCCAGACATGACAGGCATTCACCGCGCCATTGATCGGCAGTAATAAACAGTACATTCATAAAGGAAACATTCCTATTTCTTGCTATTACACTTCGATTGCAGCTGCCTTGCGCCGTTCGCGTTCACGAAGAGAACATAGGTGGTCGCAAAAATGACGGTCAGTACGACGAAGATGATCCCGATCACGTTGATCGTCGGGCTCGGGTTTGAAGGCGCATGCGCGAGCCGATTTCGGTGACCAGCGTATGCTCCCCCGCCGATGGAAAAGATCGTGGTGTTGTAGTTCTCAAACGACTGCAGAAAGGCGATCACAGAGGCAGTGGCGATTGTCGGCTTGAGGAATGGGATGGTGATGCGTCGGAATGCTTTGGGGCATGGGTCGCGCCGAGGTCCAGCGCCGCTTCCTCAAGACTGATGTCTTGACGTTGCAGGCGCGCCATGAACATCAGCATCGCAAAGGACGAGATGAACGTTGATTGTGCAAGGATCGCGGTAAAGAACCCGCCGCCGACCCCGAGGTCGCGCCAGAAGATCGTCGTGGAAATACCGACGATAATGCCCGGCGTCAGGATGGGCGACACCATGATCGTATAGAGAAGACCAGTGACCCGCGACTGCAGCCGCGTGATCAGCAGCGCGCCCGCGAGGCCCCGGAGCATGGCGATGACGATGACGCAGGCGGCGATGAACAGCGAATTGGCCAGCCCCGTCCACATTCGCGTATCCTGCATCAGTGCGCCAAACCACTTCAGCGTGAAGCCGCGCCAGACGGTGACCGAGGGCCGCGGATAGTCGTTGAAGCTTCTAAGAAACCATCATGATAATGAGCGGAAAGAACATGTAGAGAAAAACACACCCATATAGACGTTCAGAACCAGCTTGCTGGTGCGACCGATATCCACTTTGGTTTGACCACTCATTTCGCGATATCCTGTAGACGTACTTTCAGAACCTTCATCATCAGGAAGATGAAAACGACGCAGACCACCAGCAGCGTCACGGCATAGGCGGTGCCGACGTTCCAGTTGTTGGACCCGAAGAACTTGTTGTAGATCAGCTGCGTGAACCATGGCTCGGCGGTGCCGCGCGTCATGATGTAGGGCACCGCGTAGGAGCCCACCGACAACATGAAGGTCATGATGCAACCCACCGCCACACCAGGGCGCGCATGCGGGAAGACAACGCGGCTATGCACGCTCCAGACGCCCGCGCCCAGATCCTTGGCCGCCTCGATCTGGTTGCTATCGAGCGTCTCCATCGTGCTGTAGATCGGAAACACCATGAACAAGATGTAGGCATAGACCATGGCAATGAAGACGCCCGATCCGCTTTCGAGAAACGGCACCGGGTCGAGCCCGAACAGCCCCAGAAGCGCGTTGGCGGAGCCGTTGTAGTTGAGGATCATCTGCCGGGCGAAGATGCGCAGCAACTCGTTGATCGCGTAGGGGATCGTCAGCGCTAGCAGGATCATCGCCGCTTGGCCAGGTGTCGACAGTTTCGCCACGGTGTAGGCGATTGGATAACAGACAATGAAACCGATCACCGTGACTCCGAGCGACGCCAGCACCGTCTTGATGAAGATCGACAGATGCGCTGAGCCCATCAGGCGGTAATTCTCGAGCGTGTAGACCTTGCGCGGTTTCGTTTCGACCGCCTCCAACCCGGCGATCTCGTCGTTCAGCGCCGCGATCTCGTCGTCGAACTCCGCCAGTTTTTCATCGCGCTCGGACGATTGGGACTCTTCTTCGACGTCCATCTTATCGAAGGTCAGAAGGTCGATCCTGTTGTAGAGACGGTCGATCTTGACTGACAGTTCCGCCCCGCCCTCGGGCCGCTCCATGGTCCAGAGCGAGCGCTCCATCATGATCAGCTGTGGGCTCGGCTGATCATGCCGATGATCCAGGTTCCGACCAGGAGCAGGATCAAGGCCGTCAACGGCCCACCGAACGCGCGCAGCAGGTTAGTCATCGCTCAGCGTCCCTTCTGCCATGACGACCGCGGCTTCAGGCGCGAAGTGTATGGTCAGGGTCTCGTCCGGCGCATAATCGGTGGTCCGTACGTTGGTTTGATGGATCGAAAATTCCACGCCCTCGCATGTGACGTGCAGGTTGGAGAACGGCCCTTCCAGATCGCGGCGCAGGAAGCGGGCGCTCATGGCGTTCTGTTGCTGCGCGCCGTTCTGCGCTATCTCAACACGCTCGGGGCGCACGAACAGCATGGCGCGGTCTCCAGTAGTGAGGCTGTGCGGATTGGCCGCGCGGAACCGGCCCTGGGCCGCATCCAGTAGCGCCATGTCGCCCTCCGTTCCCGCGATTTTCCCGCGCAGGATGTTGTTCTCACCCACAAAGCTGGCGACGAAGGGATTGGCCGGATCGCTGTAGACATGATCGGCGGTGCCAACCTGCTCAATCCGGCCCCTCCTTCATCACGGCGATGCGGTCGGACATGGTCAGCGCTTCACCTTGGTCGTGGGTGATATAGACGAAGGTAATGCCGGTCGCCTTTTTGGAGCTGTTTGAGCTCGGCGCGCATGTGTTGGCGCAGCTTCAGGTCGAGCGCCGAGAGCGGCTCATCCAACAGCAGAACCGCTTCGACTGACCGCGAGGGCACGCGCGATGGCAACGCGCTGGCGCTGCCCACCCGAGAGCTGGCCTGGCGTTTTCTCGCTCTGCTCTGACAGGGCGACGGTTTGCAGCAATTCCAGCGCGCGTGCCTTGCGCTTACCTTTGGCCCAGCCGCGCATTTCCAGCCCGAAAGCGACGTTCTCCCAGACCGTCATCAGCGGAAACAGTGCCAGGTTCTGAAAGATCAGCGATGTCGGCCTTGCACTTGGTCCGATACCGTTCATCACCTCGCCCCCGATCATCACATCACCGGTGCTTTGCTGCAAAAAGCCCGAGAGCATCCGAAGCAGCGTCGTCTTGCCACAGCCCGAGGGGCCGAGGATCGAAAAGAACTCGCTTCTACCTCGATTTTTAGGTCGAGCGGATGGACCGCGGTGAAAGCTCCAAACGTCACCGACGCCTTTTCCAGGATGATATCCTTGCCGCGCATATGAAAAAAAGTCCTTTCGGAGAATGGAAAGGGCACGGGCAATGATCTGTCCGCGCCCGCCCTTGCATGAGGGATTATGCGTTGGTCAGCTTTTTCTACGTATTCCTGGCGTACTTCCGAGAACCACGGGGTGAAGACCGGCCACCACCACAGGTTATCGATCGCACCCTCCGGATAGGCGAAGTCGAAGGCTTCGCGGTTGGCCTCCGACAGGTATTTGGTCGCCCCCGCCGCGGCGGTATTGTAGCCGGTATTGTTGGCATGCATCGCGCCGATTTCGGGCGACAGTAGAAAGTTGATGAATTCATACGCGCCGTCGACGTTCTCGGCCCCCGACGGAATCCCGACGGTGTCCATCCATCCAAGCCCGCCTTCCTTGGGTACTGCATAGCGCCACTTGGGATCGACATCGATATGAAGCCGGATGCCAGTGGTGTCCCAAGTCTGGCCGATCGTGCAACCCGCGTCAGTGAAGACGCCAGTCGCCTCGGTCGCGTTGTTCCAATAGGCGCCGATGTTTTTCTTGTGCTTGGCGGCAAAGTCCACGCAGGCGTCAAAGATGCGGCGCGGTGTCAGCCTCGGACTTGTAGAGGTCCATGCCACGATCCGACGGCAGTTCGCCTGTAGCATCGAGGTAGAGCGCAATGGCGATCAACACCGATTTTTGCCTTACGGCTACTTGGCCATCCAGCCCGTCTTTCCACAGGTCACCGTAAGAGACCTGTCCTGGCTCAAAGTCATGAACCGAGCTGTCGTAGGTGATGCCCTCGGTGCCCCAGTTGAAGGGGACAAGATAACGCTTGCCGCGATGCGACGCCCCGAGCCGCAGCGAATTGCGCCAGAGCGCCGTCTGGACCTGATCGGTGTCGATCCGGCTCTCGTCGATCTCCTGAAGCAGATTGCCGTCATCATAATCCGGGCGGTTATCAACCGACGGGAAGATCAAGTCGAACCCTTCGCCTCCGGCGGCGCGCAGCTTGCTGTTGGCCTCCTCGTTAGAGCCATAGGTCGAAAGATTGACTGTTGTGCCGGTTTTCTTCTCGAAAGCCTCGATCATGTTGGGCTGGATATAGCCGCCCCACGAAAACACCTTGATCTCGCCAGACGATGCAAACGCTTGACGCGCCAAGAACGGGGTCGCCAATCCGCTAGC
This window harbors:
- a CDS encoding sulfatase-like hydrolase/transferase, which produces MNVLFITADQWRGECLSCLGSPPRSRRQIWMPLAADGITFKRHFAQATPCGPSRACLYTGMYMQNHRSVLNGYASGFQTHNVWHWRPANTDMSRCFWLYRHKFRSPKVRGWENRPTRWI
- a CDS encoding ABC transporter permease translates to MQDTRMWTGLANSLFIAACVIVIAMLRGLAGALLITRLQSRVTGLLYTIMVSPILTPGIIVGISTTIFWRDLGVGGGFFTAILAQSTFISSFAMLMFMARLQRQDISLEEAALDLGATHAPKHSDASPSHSSSRQSPLPL
- a CDS encoding ABC transporter permease, yielding MMERSLWTMERPEGGAELSVKIDRLYNRIDLLTFDKMDVEEESQSSERDEKLAEFDDEIAALNDEIAGLEAVETKPRKVYTLENYRLMGSAHLSIFIKTVLASLGVTVIGFIVCYPIAYTVAKLSTPGQAAMILLALTIPYAINELLRIFARQMILNYNGSANALLGLFGLDPVPFLESGSGVFIAMVYAYILFMVFPIYSTMETLDSNQIEAAKDLGAGVWSVHSRVVFPHARPGVAVGCIMTFMLSVGSYAVPYIMTRGTAEPWFTQLIYNKFFGSNNWNVGTAYAVTLLVVCVVFIFLMMKVLKVRLQDIAK
- a CDS encoding TOBE domain-containing protein codes for the protein MALLDAAQGRFRAANPHSLTTGDRAMLFVRPERVEIAQNGAQQQNAMSARFLRRDLEGPFSNLHVTCEGVEFSIHQTNVRTTDYAPDETLTIHFAPEAAVVMAEGTLSDD
- a CDS encoding ATP-binding cassette domain-containing protein, with amino-acid sequence MLSGFLQQSTGDVMIGGEVMNGIGPSARPTSLIFQNLALFPLMTVWENVAFGLEMRGWAKGKRKARALELLQTVALSEQSEKTPGQLSGGQRQRVAIARALAVSRSGSAVG
- a CDS encoding extracellular solute-binding protein, which produces MDFAAKHKKNIGAYWNNATEATGVFTDAGCTIGQTWDTTGIRLHIDVDPKWRYAVPKEGGLGWMDTVGIPSGAENVDGAYEFINFLLSPEIGAMHANNTGYNTAAAGATKYLSEANREAFDFAYPEGAIDNLWWWPVFTPWFSEVRQEYVEKADQRIIPHARAGADRSLPVPFPFSERTFFHMRGKDIILEKASVTFGAFTAVHPLDLKIEVEASSFRSSAPRAVARRRCFGCSRAFCSKAPVM
- a CDS encoding extracellular solute-binding protein, which gives rise to MATENTIGRRTLLKGALASGLATPFLARQAFASSGEIKVFSWGGYIQPNMIEAFEKKTGTTVNLSTYGSNEEANSKLRAAGGEGFDLIFPSVDNRPDYDDGNLLQEIDESRIDTDQVQTALWRNSLRLGASHRGKRYLVPFNWGTEGITYDSSVHDFEPGQVSYGDLWKDGLDGQVAVRQKSVLIAIALYLDATGELPSDRGMDLYKSEADTAPHL